A window of the Meiothermus sp. CFH 77666 genome harbors these coding sequences:
- a CDS encoding AAA family ATPase has product MAQKIRLGGGMMPFAPLTFPQRVPQPTWAVDRLFPLGHVSLVFAPPGVGKTRLASYLAVQVAREQGHFLGRAVRPGRVLILDADDPTGFGYQTWVNRFLNGYPDASRDKIELRAITGGLTPEDVDALADEICHGFTLIVLDTFASAFLGLDIMKAHHVQAALTGLAGLAKALDVSILLLDHVGKLQPGETVAGRGAYGSAAKGFAPRAVFALDRVPPKEVNGADVLRLTCTKMSYAPEPAPVGFSIALENLDTVARAYVVALPEASSLIDKAKVAMLQALKLAQGVPINRQHLLTIAVQKANCTERWAASALKELEADLGPRLAVQHLGGRGNPLGYTLLPDLMNSKLFDEVGTSSNEIPSETVKPLFDELIPGINNKVHSPLEPLATRNTSSNGENSVQDSEGFDEVPTSSNPPTSSNLEVEL; this is encoded by the coding sequence ATGGCACAAAAAATCCGGCTGGGAGGTGGAATGATGCCATTTGCCCCTCTGACCTTCCCCCAAAGGGTTCCGCAGCCTACCTGGGCCGTTGATAGACTTTTCCCACTGGGTCATGTGAGCCTGGTGTTTGCCCCGCCCGGGGTCGGGAAAACCCGCCTCGCAAGCTATTTGGCTGTTCAGGTAGCCCGTGAGCAGGGTCACTTCCTGGGCCGGGCCGTCAGGCCGGGCCGGGTGCTCATCCTGGACGCGGATGACCCGACCGGCTTTGGCTACCAGACCTGGGTTAATCGATTCCTAAACGGCTACCCGGATGCTAGCCGCGATAAAATCGAGCTCCGCGCGATTACTGGGGGCTTAACCCCTGAGGATGTGGACGCCCTGGCTGACGAAATTTGCCACGGCTTCACGCTTATCGTGCTGGACACCTTCGCGTCCGCATTTTTGGGCCTGGATATTATGAAGGCTCACCACGTACAGGCCGCCTTGACGGGCCTGGCCGGGCTCGCCAAGGCTTTGGATGTGTCCATTTTGCTGCTTGACCATGTGGGAAAACTCCAGCCGGGCGAAACGGTAGCAGGAAGGGGGGCCTACGGCAGCGCAGCTAAGGGTTTCGCCCCCCGAGCGGTGTTTGCTCTAGACCGCGTCCCGCCCAAAGAAGTCAATGGCGCGGATGTCCTGCGGCTGACCTGTACCAAAATGAGCTATGCCCCAGAGCCGGCTCCGGTAGGTTTTTCAATTGCGCTGGAGAACCTGGACACCGTCGCCCGTGCCTATGTGGTCGCCTTGCCAGAGGCTTCGTCCCTGATTGACAAGGCCAAGGTTGCCATGCTCCAGGCCCTCAAGCTGGCCCAGGGTGTGCCCATAAACCGGCAGCACCTTCTAACTATTGCCGTTCAAAAGGCCAATTGCACTGAACGCTGGGCCGCTTCAGCGCTCAAGGAGCTCGAGGCCGACCTGGGGCCGCGCCTGGCAGTGCAACACCTGGGCGGTCGCGGTAACCCGCTAGGCTACACCTTATTGCCGGATTTGATGAACTCAAAGCTATTTGATGAAGTCGGGACTTCATCAAATGAAATCCCGTCTGAGACGGTAAAACCCCTATTTGATGAACTGATACCCGGCATCAACAATAAAGTTCATTCACCGTTAGAGCCACTTGCTACCAGAAACACTTCATCAAATGGGGAAAATAGCGTCCAGGACAGCGAAGGATTTGATGAAGTGCCCACTTCATCAAATCCTCCCACTTCATCAAATCTCGAGGTGGAGTTATGA